atatataaaaaaaaaaagttcaaacagTGGGAGACAGATAGTTTGTGTGGTCTGGGACACAtacaaaaccccaaaataaataaatccaaaagacaacaaagaaagtatgctggagctgcagcaaagCTGTCTTTGTCATATGTACAACACAAACTCTGCgcgatgcattttcagctgcacacacacacacacacacagacacacacacagacacacacacagcaaaattattacaaatacaGAGTTGTTAAAatggacacagagaggaaaaacccATCCATCACAGACACTGGCATGTCTTCCTGCTGTGACGTAACCAGTTTACACTTCTGCACAAATTGAACTTTTTCCAAGTGATAACTGTACTGAAGTGATATTTTAGTTTTCAAAGGAATtttactgctgctttctgtcaAATATGCAGTTTGAAGGTATCATGTGACAGCGAGATTACTTTAACTTAGCTCAATTGCTGGATATCTGTGGGATCAACTAGCAGCTCTGCACAAAAGTAGAGAAATAGTCCTTTAAACTTGCTTTGAGGCTGAGCTGCCACTTGAACCCACTGACTTTTAACAATTGAGCTAAACTATGCTGATGTCACCATTCAACCTGTCTGCAATTATgcatgcagagacacaaaacaagcgCTGGTCTAACACCATAttcctcaaaaacaaaactatccCTTTCAAAAGTGTGGaagagcactgggagcacacAGTAATGCTGTTTGTATTGAATCAGAATAGCGTTGTAAAGTGCACTGCTGGATGCATTACACAGTGGAAGCAGAATAATGTACAAACTGAAACTAGTGTACAATTCATGCAAGCATTGTCGGCGGTAACCAGTGATTACGACACAGTGCCACGTTCAAGAGCAACAAGTAATGTTGGACATTTCAAGTGCTGGCAGGAGGTCCAATGAAGCTAcgcaagaagagaaaaacacttcaCCTTTCTGTATTTTAACGTCGCTCTTCAAACATGGCGACATGTCGTGTGTAATCAACGGCAACCACGTCCAAAAGCACCGATTTCTAGCTGTAGGTATTGCGTGTTCTGGCTGGAGTGACTCGAAAAGGACTGATCTGAGTTAGCGACAAGCTCCTCCCAAAGTGATACACGAAAGGCCTCAAATGTCTGCAAGCGGCTCCGCGGACAGACTGAAAATAAGAGACATGACAGGTCTGAGGATCTGCTTTTCTTACTTTACACTCAGAAATCAAAACGTCAGCCCCCATCTTCATTGgcttcatcttttctcttctgtcacATCATCTTCGGATTGCCTGGACTTACACAACATAGTGAGCTAGCTAGCAAGTAAGGGAACTACAATGCATGCTAGCTGGTAATCTAGCGAGCAAGCTAACAAGCTGGCAAGTGTTACGCTGTATTTGCACCACAACAGCAGATCCGGAGGATCGAGAAAATCTCCTGATATTCTGACTTTGGCGCATTCATGCATTATTCCATCATGGCTGCCCCCACTGTTAGCCTACTCACAGCACATATTCTTTCTGTCAGCAAAGTTGTGCTGTGCAGCCCGCCACAGTTTACAAGAGTCATGAACCGCCATGCTGCACACGAACTGGCTTAAACGTAGCTATCTAGTTAGCGtgctagcttttttttttatttattttttgtttgtttggatttcCACATGGGGAGGGAGCTGTCGATGACCCAGATCACAGCAGGCACATGTAAATTCAGATTTGAGGGAGGTTTTTCCTGTCAGCATTTTGGTTGAGTACATGTAAAATTTACATAAAGCACAAGTCCAGTATTTCTCGTTAGCCAGTGTAAAAGGCACATTATCATGGCATAACAGGTCAGAAACAGTGGAaggactgggggggggggggggggggtggccggggcaggggtcaaaggtcaagttACTACCCATAAAAAGTGTATGTATTCTGACATTTACACATTATTTGGGAACCTCATCCCAACAAATGTGACAGCAGATGGTGCCTTCACAATGACCTTCAGGACATTTTGTGGAGCTGTAGCACCTGACAGGGAAATGGTGCATTCTCTCACTCAACCTACTGACTAATTCAGTTTTCACACTGAGTTACTGCGCTGTGATCAGGGAGCTGTGAGtggacagaaaaaataataaactgcatTGAAGTTTAGGCAGACAGGCTGAAATTAAACTGTAATTCTACACTCAACGGATGACACATCTGTGCTACTTCTctacgtgtttttttttttaggaacaCATACTGCATCTCGCCACTGAGGGACAATCACTGTAGTTTTATGCTCTTATGCTTCTCATGACTCTATTTTCTGCTCTCATCACACCTACAAAGCTGTGATATAATatcaatgaaatgtcaaaacttCTTGTCTTCTCGCCTCAAACTGAAACTGTACGGTCTGTAGAGTGTGCTCACACAATGGAACAGAAGGCCTCAACGAGACGGCAAACATCTGTTTGGATAATGATGAATCAAAGCATTTGATCAGAATCGATAATGAAAAGTAGTATCTGCACATAATTAGCTCGTGGCTCAAAATGACTTTCATTGACTTAAAAGTAAGAGAGGACTCAAAGAGGAAACTACAGACGTCACCACGGGGCTGTTGGCAGGGAAAACTAAACATTTATGAGGAAACTCACGCTGTCAGGTTTGAAGTTGCACAATCTGCaacctaaaaataaaatgatgggAAGGTGGGGGTACTCAGTTGCACCAGACTTCATCTTGAAGACATCCAAACACGCAGCCTGCACTTACATATTTGTAACCTCTGAGTGGGCGTTTCCAACAGCCTCAGCTGACCTATATGAGTGACAGCGTGTCAACGCCCATGGTGCTACTGACTGGTGACAGCATCAGCCATCAAACCATAGCGCTTTAAGCTGTCAACATTCAACATTCGGGAGGACCCATCGTACTATTTTGTTTGTCATCCACTCAGGAAGTAGCAGCTTGCTAGcactgattttttaaaacttttgcTTCATGGTATATGAACACCTGCTGAGTTATTGGCAGCTTCTGCACAGTCAGCACTGTCTTCATCCAGAACTATAGAAAGGTGGGTGTGCAGCTAGTGTTGGCTGCCTTTTCATGGGCCCAGATGTTGTAATTGCGAACACTGACAACTGTCTGTATTTGAAAACCAGTAGAATTTACTCCCATGTGTTTTTCCCCATCAAGGGCACCTGATGTATATGATATCTGCAATCATTATTTGCTTGTAACTGCAATACAGTGGTACATTTCCTaattctgttcattttattgtgttggTTTTTAGTCAGCTACTAACTGACCTTTTCCtctaaaaacagccttttttctATCTGTCTGGCACAACTAACTCTCAGGCTGCACATGGAAAGAGGTGACCAGCTACATTTTCCCTTTTCAGTTTCTAATTTGTTATCAGCGGAGGCCCAAGGCTCAAGTGATCAcaactaaaaacaaaagcatgttaACAGATTTGCGTCTTTTTGTGTCATCTAGCTTGTAAACCATCACAAATTAATTCATGACACCTCGAGAGGTTCCGAGCCCAGACACTTTCATCTTAGCTGGACTACAGCTGTACTCTGGTTTATTTTAGAAATcatgtaatgtgtttttaacgGCTGTACAGCACCAGCATAGGTACAAGATTAATGCAACAATTTCTATTATTAATCCTTAATTAATTCTCATTTTCTTAACGTCTAAATCGCTCTTTTTTAATCTCTTACGCTCACTGGTATTCAAATACCAGGGAGAAGCATTCTGAGGAGCACAAACCTCCTCCAATCACATTGCTGGGATTAAAGCAGAACGGGGTTACTGGCTGCTGGGCCAATGACATGAGAAGAGGTGAAACAGAACAGGTGAGAAGgcgggagagagaaacagccaACCAACAGGATCCCTTGTGTGTGGTGACGTCATCATGGCTGACTGCTAATCATTTAGTGCCAGCAAGGCGAGAAATGGGGTCTCTGATGGGAGTTTGCAGGGGCTAGGTGAATGGAATGTAAGCAAGGGAGctataataaaataagacaaacaaagaaaataaaactaatgcaaggcattagttttattttcctgtAGCTCTGATGGGATGTGAGCAGTGTGTCAGTTCTTTCACCTGCACAGAGTTTGACCAAATGGAATTTGCAAACCCTGACAGAGGCGGTCGTTTCAATCGGTGTGGTTTGTCTGTTAGGGAATATTTACCAAATCAAGAACGTTGAAAAAATCTGAGATTAACATCAGATACGGGTGCCAGCAGGTTCACTCTAAATTTGATCAgcactttgttttattcatacTGTTTACACAATCTGAAAtcaattgttttgtttgtgtatctAAAGCTTAACATAGCCCATTACTCTGAATATTAAAGTATGACttacaaaatgcaaattagTGATTGAGTGTTGAACATTTTCTgcctttcagtgtgttttccccaTAAAGTAAAGCACTGCAGTGGTCAAACTCCTCGTGTCCAACACGCAGGTACGGTAAAACATGCCTCAAAATGTGTTCACAGAGACCATTTGGCCAGTTCTTCACGTTATGCTCTCTGTGTAACAGACACTCCTGCTGgagggacagtgtgtgtttgtgtgtgtgtgtgtgtgtgtgtgtgtgtgttctgtttattGAAGAAGGCCTAAGTTTCTTCAGGGGCACTGCTGCAGGGAGGGCACAGAGTAGGTTTCTATCAGAGTGTCTGGCTGGCGAAGAAGGCCTTGGCCTCTCCACAGGTGGGGTTGGTGCACAGCGGGCAGCGGAGGGTCAGCTGGCGGGAACAGGGCTTGTTGGACTTCAGGTGGGACTGGACCAGGTCTGCCAGAGTCTGGACAGGATGAAGGACATACACATTCATTAATGGCTCTGTGAACACCttgatgtgtttctgtcagaCAAAAGGTTAACTCATCCCTTCAGCTTAAAGCCTGGAGTTACATGTTCAAAGCCTTCCACTGGCTCAGTGTGCACAGTCCTTGGTTTCCTGGgaggcttttaatttgaaatatctGAAGGAAGTGTTGGGTTTTCTTTGCACAAATTTCACAGCTCTCAGAAAAATGCCAAGGTGATGCCTGTGGAAATAACAGGTGAACAGAAACAGTACCtgtgttaaaggaatagtttgacattttgggaaatatgcttcttTGTCAATCTTCTCAGCTAACTCATGAGTTTGCCAGGatatggttagcttagcttagcattggCAACCAGTGTAAGCTTCAggaatgtgtcatttttacacttacGTTTTTTTGAAGTTAAACTAAACAAACATGTCATAACCTGTTCATTAATTagttttaaatgtgctgtttggCAGAATTATTTTACCATTGACCAGAGCTGGGCTAGCTGTttcaggctttatgctaagctataCCAGGTGCTGGCTGCTTCAACTGACCTAAAACCATGAGTGGTATTGACCTTCTTGAGCTATTAGAGCACAGGCAATTTGACCACCCCTCACAGTTTTTTACCTGACCTTCATCAGAGAGAttcctgcatttgtttgtgctggTCATGCAGATTATTTGATTACAacttttatttgaatatttctttgaAAGAACAGCATGTGCACAACTTGaggtttgctgttttttttttaaacatgtatgTTTAACACAACATGCTTGTGTTGCGCCAGAGAGAAACGGCAGATGAATAATCTGAGAGGATGACAGTAATAACTCAAAGGTAAGAATGTCTAAATGAAGAGTGATATAAGTAAGCTGAACAGCAGCCAGCTCTGAAGTAAAACTTCTgatgaatgcattttctttattttccagcagctgctgcttgcaGACGGCAGCAGACTGATGCAGTTCACTGAGAAACTAAAACTACACCAAGGAAACCATCCTTCAGTAACTACCAACTAATCATCCTCTGGATATTGATTtgtacactcaaacacacacacactcagagactTGGCGAGGAGTCTCTGAGCGCGGCGGGTTTGACCAGCCAGCCAGCCGGGCGGTTCAGTTCTACTGTAGTCAGCTCTAAAGGTTCCCATTGATCTGCCCCCTTCCTTTAATAAaccctgcgcacacacacacgcacatacacgcacacacacgcacacacacacgcacacacacacgcacacacacacacacacacacagctgttacaGCTGGAGGAGTTGCCTGTTGTGAGAAAGGTTGCGGGGTTGAGgatgaagggaaggaaggaggtgagatggaaggaagaaaggagacaaaggagagaaagagggaaggaacGAAGGAAGGAAGGACGGAATCCAAATATTGACCATCTCCTGCCTGGAGTTCACTTACTTCACAGAACCTTCTGCTGCTGTCTACTTTTCTATTATTAGAGTCCTGCCTGCTGTCCTACAGTCTTCcctcctttttcatttcttcctttttcaaTCCTACATGCATTTCTTTTGATTTGCTTTGCCCTTCAAAATGTTTGCAGACATGaatcagcacagtgtgtgtgaaatgtacCTTAATAAAGAGAGGGTTCCCATTCAACGACTCTGCTCTCCTGATGTTTTCCACGCCAcactgaggacagagaggaagagaaagctGTCACACGTGTTTATACTAATGAAGCCAACATGCAAATGCACCACAGCGTATCAAATCAAACAGGTTAGGTGTAAATGGCAGCCCAGAGACAAAAATCATATTAAATGAATTTCAGCATTGAAGATAATGATGTGGAGAAGTGATTTTCCGCGGTCCAGGACCTCGAGAAGCAAAAGCGTTTTGTCCTGAGTTTCCAATTATCCTGAACGAGTTTTTGGAGTGAAACTCCTCTTGACTGTGGACACACTGAAATGGTTCAgacagcatgtgcatgtgtcactTGGCAcctctatctttgtgaggaccagttCAAGTTTAAGACCTTGAGGGTGAGGACACTTGAGGACATGTTTGGACAGAGAGGACATGTTTGGACAGAGAGGTGCTATTGGGTAATGGTCAGGGGTTTGGGAATGAATTGCGTCAGGGTTCTCACAAGTGTAGATGtacaaacagctgtgtgtgtctctgtggcacCAGTCACATTGATTGGTGGTCACCTCACTGGTGCCGTTacacagacagaggacacaggacacacagctgcagctcacacacctgacacacacacttctgttaACCGAACCTCTACATCAAGTCTCAGGTTAAACCGCCACGACTTGGTCCAGATAGGAATGAGCACAGAACAGGACTGGTTGTTTCTGACCGATGTCTGAGCAACACTTGAAAATGACGACTGCTTTCAAAACTCTCCCTGTTGGTGCATTCAGGGTCGCTCCAAAATCTGAGTTTTACATTATCGACTGGGACACAACTGAGTCCACTTTCCTGCTCTAAATTTCACTTTCTAACTCAAAGACTGTTCTCGATCATTCTCTGATCATTGCTAAGCTGCTCTCAGTGACGGCCATAACTTCATGTTTCATATGAACACTTCCAGACGTTCATTTGTCCATGTTTGCTCCCAGCTGTTAGTTGAATAACAGACTGTACTTGAGACTTTAAAGTACCTTAAATTATGGCAGATgttttttacttctcttctgcTTCTCTTGAAATTTACATAACGATGAACTGAAAAACTGATGCCTtcagggaaagaaagaaatttaatCTAAAAGCTAATGGACAATTtggaaaatgatcaaataagCACAATCTCTAAACACTGTTATGGTCCTCCACCCAACAAACTGGAACATTTAAGGTAATATTCAGCCTCTCTTTACCTCAAGACCATCATGTGATGCTCTGTACTCTAAACTGAGCTGACTGAgcagcctggagctgctgggaAAGGGAACGTGGGGTTTTTTCTCCTCCTTACCTCCTCCCCCAGCACCTGTCCATACTCGATGTCTAGCTCGTGTAAAGTCTCTATGTGGTCGGAGGTGAAGGCGATGGGCACCAGCAGGATGTTCTTCTTCCCTCGTTCACACAGACCTTTAATGACCTCGTCCGTCTGGGGGCCGAGCCACGGCATGGGCCCCACCTGAAGGACACAGGACATGACAACAGTTTCATTGCAGCGAGGTGGGAGTCACAGCTCATCCATCTGCTTCATCCCTGTGATACAGACCGCTCAGATTTCGATGATAACGCCTGTGGATGTTCATGGATTAAAGACCACATGACCTCGTGACCTTCTCTCTGCCGCCACCTTCAGGACAAACTTTACAATTTGAGCTCCACTGAAGGTAAGGCTCTAAGAGCATCTTAATGTTGCTTGTTCTGTCCAGTACTTTCACACTACAGATGCAACTGGGGTGCTAGTTTGTAGTCTTTTTCAAGGTATTCTTAGAAATCCCACCTTAATTTAATATAACTGCCCGATAAATTCATTTCACTGGAATTGTCAAATTcttcaacaaacaaaatgtttgctttaattACAAACTGACAGATGCTATAATCTCACAATTATTCACACAGGAATTCCAGTTATGTATCTTGTGTTACGTCCAACATTGTGTAGGTTTTCAACACTGTGAGCATTTCCACACATGGCTGGTTTACTTTCTGCTCTACAGAAAGTCGGCAACATTTCTCAGTCCTCTTCTTTTGTGAACAGCTGTACAATTCATCCCATGTGGGAGTTTCGTAAAGCGTCGGCCACACTGACCTGCGCACTAAGAGCTGGGAGGTTTTCTGCTGTAATGCAGCTGCAGTATAAGACGGACGAGTGGCTCCCTCTTGTGGTGACCAACTCTGTCAGACTGACACTGAAACATGCCCAGGTCTGATAAATAGCAAACTGTACAGAGACGACTCTCAGAATTAggaacaaaagtaaaaatagtTCTTAAAGGGGTTCTAATAAATAGTTAGAAGAACAGTGTATCAAACGACAATGTTAAAACAATATGACAATGTGAAAGAGGTCACTCACAGTGATGAGGTCAGACAATTAGCACTGGAATCATCTTTTggagttttacagttttatagAGTTTCAGCTCAACCACTCCACCACGATAGCGGTGCCAGTAAGTTCCAGTAAGAACCAGTAAGGACAGATGCAGCATTAATGCTCGCATGAGAAACGGGCTGTTATACTGCTGGTTGTCTGTATCACTACTGTTCAGTTTCAGCAAACAAATACTTGAGCAGAGGTGGCCATTTTTAGAACATCTACAGCTGGAACTACTTCTCTTTAATGAGGCGTCTGGTGTCAGATGATAGACATGATGCTACTATTGCAAGGAATTACAAAGCAATGACCTACTACTGCTCCCAGTAGAAGGTCGCtgttttgcagctcaatgatttcgTGTTGTAGGATGTCAGACACATTGATTCTGCTTTACATATAAGTTTAGCAAATATgctcagttccttttgtttacttttcatatcATGAAGCCTCTCActaaatgcctgaaggagttttcacactcagcagcatgttCGGATGTCATAGCAGCTTTTTGTTCTAAATGCTCAGCGTTTCCTCTTTTCGGTTGCATTTACCACAACTTTAATTACAGCCGAGTGCTGAGAAGCTGCGGGAGCTTGAcgttcagctctgagaggttcttggtaatgtccatcatgaaggccaaatcacacacagatacagccatttgctatcactgagtttcacaacaggttttccttcatctctatgaatcattccagacaaactgacactttggaacaacTTCacttattgtgtgtgtgtgtgtgtgtgtgtgtgtgtgtgtgaggacataTATTACTTATATTACGGGGACATACATTTTTAACAGTCACTAAGTGGCAACTGGTCTTTCTTATGAGGGACAAAACACAttcaattttagggtgaagactaATTTGTTAAGGTTAGAGTAAGCATTAGGGTTAGGCAGGTCATGGTTTTGGCtatggttagggtaagtgtCTCTAAAGTACTCTGAAGTGACGGAAACAcaattgtctgtgtgtgtgtgtgagtgtgtgtgtgctcacccTGGACTGCCACACCAGCCTGTAAGGGTTACAGTGTCCCAGTCTCTCCATGACTCTCTGAACTGTGGCTCCCACTTCTTGAGGATATGGGTCGCCTCTGTTTACAACctgcacacagtacacagcagcagcacactcagtagtaataatactaataataattcataaagtctatctgatcttatcttatcttactaATATCAAGAATAGAAGGTGAACTAGGACCTTCCACTGATGCAGGAAAGCCATTCTGGAATTCATTAGTCAAAACAGGCTTTAATCAAAGTGAATGAGAGGCAGGGGCAACATTTGTGAAGACCACACCTAGCTGTATTAGTAGAATGTGTACCAACAGGACCACCAGCATCTGGCAGTCGCAGCAGGAGTATTAGTATTATCAAATAAGTACCAGTGCTAGTACTTCATGGTACTTACAGCCATAGGGAGCGAGTGTGCTGAGAACAGAATGACAACGTCGTCTCGCTTCTCCTCTGGAAACTTCTGCAGCTCGTTATTGATGTGTTCTGcaaaacactacacacacagcacgcacgcacaaatacacacatgcacgtgcgcacacacacacagacatgttgttttctaattttctgttttactgagatgccaaaatgacatttttctagTGCTAAAAAAAAGTTGCACTGCAACATGTTGAGATCTAAAAATACAGTCATGCTTGTTAGTTGCTATGACTACCAACCACGGCTACTTTCAGCTCATTAGTTGCTATGACAACATCTCGCCCTGGTCAATTTTTTtccagtatttgttttttttgttcttctctctaaaagaaggaggaggctgATGAGCACTTTGGTtaactgtgtgtaaatgtgtgtgtgtgtgtgtgtgtgtgtgtgtgtgtgtgtgtgtgtgtgtctaacctCCACCAGCAGAGGGTGTGTGGGCCAGCGGTCAATGACACTCCAGCTCATTTTTGGCCTTTCGCCTCTGTTTCTGTAGTAACGGTAGATGGTGTTCAGACTGCTGCCTgttcacacaacaaacacatatcAGTATTATAGATGTGTTGCATCACACAACAAGCACGGCCCTCCGTCGAGccctgagcagctccactggaggGTAGGAGGCGAGGTGCCTTGCTCGTAGGCGAGAGTGTTTAAGCTGTTAAAGGGGGTATTCGCTGCATAAAAAGGAAGGAGCATCCTTTCCAAACGTAAAAAAATAACAGATCAGAAGGAGAAGTTCTGCAGATGGATTACATTGGTTGATTGAACCTGTAGGGTTTCAATATAATGTGCGATCAGTCTTCAGTGACTACTATTATGTTGATGAGTGGCAATGGTGATGGCACAACCCCAAAGTAATGACCTCTGACCACCAAGAAAAACAGGGATCTTAGATTTTCAAACCATTTCCTGTTGTGGATTTAAAGAAAACTCCAAATAAAACCACTTTGTCATGCTCGCGCAGTAAAATGGCCCCTTCAGGCAACATGAAGCGCCATTATTTGAATATAATAGCTGTGGTGTGTGCAGGCAGGCTAACAAAACACGTACACATTTCCCCACAACTTCAGTTTGCTTTCTGTATTGATTCAGCCTCCAAGCTGTGTGTTTAGACCTTGGGAACTACAATTGTGAGCTAAGTAAGATGTAACTAACTTACTCTATCTGATGCCACGTGACGTTTTTAGCGCTGAAGTGCGGCGGTCCGGTCCCACCTTTaactaaaacacagcagactgtaACTGGTCAACAGTGTTATGTGATTTGATATGGTTTTGCAATTTTTCTACACCTTCATGAACATTTCTTTTAGTACAAATCTATGGTTGATTCCAATTGTCGACCTGCCAGACAGCCCCAATCTGTGCCTCTCTTTTCTAGTCTTTCATTCTAGTCATTGTATGGTTGTAAGATGGTCATTAAACGACAGCTGTCCTCAAAGCACTTCCAGAAACCTCAAAGACAAATTTGTAGCTGCTGCATGACAAGACAGATCTGTAAGACGTTTTCCAACTGGAGACTCTAATTCGTAACCCAAACAAAGAGGACAGCCAGTGGCGATCTGCACTGGAAAAGTGACttgggaaatgtgtttttcacaccCAGATGGTATTTGTGAAGGAAATACCACAACAGTGAAAAGTGCTGTTTAACgag
The Chelmon rostratus isolate fCheRos1 chromosome 19, fCheRos1.pri, whole genome shotgun sequence DNA segment above includes these coding regions:
- the fech gene encoding ferrochelatase, mitochondrial isoform X1; amino-acid sequence: MMAVRGNAGRLFQFARSSVSLNARRRSTAAALAQTATLETQENRKPKTGILMLNMGGPEKLEDVHGFLLRLFMDTDLMKLPVQNKLGPFIAKRRTPKIQEQYSKIGGGSPIKHWTSMQGEGMVKLLDEMSPETAPHKFYIGFRYVQPLTEDAIEEMEKDGVERAVAFTQYPQYSCSTTGSSLNTIYRYYRNRGERPKMSWSVIDRWPTHPLLVECFAEHINNELQKFPEEKRDDVVILFSAHSLPMAVVNRGDPYPQEVGATVQRVMERLGHCNPYRLVWQSRVGPMPWLGPQTDEVIKGLCERGKKNILLVPIAFTSDHIETLHELDIEYGQVLGEECGVENIRRAESLNGNPLFIKASPWHFSESCEICAKKTQHFLQIFQIKSLPGNQGLCTLSQWKALNM
- the fech gene encoding ferrochelatase, mitochondrial isoform X2 — its product is MMAVRGNAGRLFQFARSSVSLNARRRSTAAALAQTATLETQENRKPKTGILMLNMGGPEKLEDVHGFLLRLFMDTDLMKLPVQNKLGPFIAKRRTPKIQEQYSKIGGGSPIKHWTSMQGEGMVKLLDEMSPETAPHKFYIGFRYVQPLTEDAIEEMEKDGVERAVAFTQYPQYSCSTTGSSLNTIYRYYRNRGERPKMSWSVIDRWPTHPLLVECFAEHINNELQKFPEEKRDDVVILFSAHSLPMAVVNRGDPYPQEVGATVQRVMERLGHCNPYRLVWQSRVGPMPWLGPQTDEVIKGLCERGKKNILLVPIAFTSDHIETLHELDIEYGQVLGEECGVENIRRAESLNGNPLFIKTLADLVQSHLKSNKPCSRQLTLRCPLCTNPTCGEAKAFFASQTL